One genomic segment of Garra rufa chromosome 13, GarRuf1.0, whole genome shotgun sequence includes these proteins:
- the matn3a gene encoding matrilin-3a isoform X1 — MKSFIGSLVYCLSLLLVDLCESYDLNNPSHILAQSYAQRRNQALPHRTLSPAATDSQCRSRPLDLVFIIDSSRSVRPGEFEKVKIFLADMVDTLDVGPDATRVAVVNYASTVKIEFLLKNHLTKDSIKQAINRIEPLAAGTMTGMAIKKAMDEAFTEKSGARPKSKNISKVAIIVTDGRPQDQVEEVSAAARASGIEIYAVGVDRADMRSLKLMASNPLEDHVFYVETYGVIEKLTSKFRETLCGMDACAMGNDCEHICVSSGSSFYCKCRKGYILNEDQKTCSLKQVKVEIIQDPCMCEARLAFQRQTQTSLQDLNAKLAVVTRKVEQMENMLGRM, encoded by the exons ATGAAGTCCTTCATTGGGAGTTTGGTATATTGCCTCTCTCTTCTGCTGGTCGATCTCTGTGAATCCTATGACCTTAACAATCCATCCCACATTTTAGCACAAAGTTACGCACAAAGAAGAAATCAGGCACTTCCACACCGGACACTGAGCCCAGCAG CAACAGATTCGCAATGTAGGAGCCGCCCACTGGACCTGGTCTTTATCATTGACAGCTCACGTAGCGTGCGTCCAGGTGAGTTTGAGAAGGTCAAGATCTTCCTGGCTGACATGGTGGACACTCTTGACGTTGGCCCAGATGCCACACGTGTCGCAGTGGTGAACTATGCCAGCACAGTCAAAATTGAGTTCCTGCTGAAGAACCATCTAACAAAAGACTCTATAAAGCAAGCCATCAACCGCATCGAACCTCTGGCGGCGGGAACCATGACTGGTATGGCCATCAAGAAAGCCATGGATGAAGCCTTCACTGAAAAGTCAGGAGCACGGCCTAAATCAAAGAACATCTCAAAGGTTGCCATCATTGTCACTGACGGACGTCCTCAAGACCAAGTCGAGGAAGTGTCGGCTGCAGCGCGGGCTTCGGGGATTGAGATTTACGCAGTCGGAGTGGACAGAGCTGACATGCGGTCACTGAAGCTCATGGCCAGCAATCCACTTGAGGATCATGTGTTCTACGTGGAGACCTATGGTGTCATTGAGAAGCTCACCTCGAAGTTCCGGGAGACATTGTGCG GTATGGACGCCTGTGCAATGGGAAATGACTGTGAGCACATATGTGTCAGCAGTGGCTCCTCCTTTTACTGCAAGTGCCGGAAGGGCTATATTTTGAACGAAGACCAGAAAACATGTTCCCTAAAAC AGGTGAAAGTGGAGATCATTCAGGATCCCTGCATGTGTGAGGCCCGACTGGCTTTCCAGAGGCAGACACAAACCTCCCTACAGGACCTCAATGCCAAAC TTGCTGTTGTTACAAGAAAGGTTGAGCAAATGGAAAACATGCTGGGGCGCATG
- the matn3a gene encoding matrilin-3a isoform X2 — translation MKSFIGSLVYCLSLLLVDLCESYDLNNPSHILAQSYAQRRNQALPHRTLSPAATDSQCRSRPLDLVFIIDSSRSVRPGEFEKVKIFLADMVDTLDVGPDATRVAVVNYASTVKIEFLLKNHLTKDSIKQAINRIEPLAAGTMTGMAIKKAMDEAFTEKSGARPKSKNISKVAIIVTDGRPQDQVEEVSAAARASGIEIYAVGVDRADMRSLKLMASNPLEDHVFYVETYGVIEKLTSKFRETLCEVKVEIIQDPCMCEARLAFQRQTQTSLQDLNAKLAVVTRKVEQMENMLGRM, via the exons ATGAAGTCCTTCATTGGGAGTTTGGTATATTGCCTCTCTCTTCTGCTGGTCGATCTCTGTGAATCCTATGACCTTAACAATCCATCCCACATTTTAGCACAAAGTTACGCACAAAGAAGAAATCAGGCACTTCCACACCGGACACTGAGCCCAGCAG CAACAGATTCGCAATGTAGGAGCCGCCCACTGGACCTGGTCTTTATCATTGACAGCTCACGTAGCGTGCGTCCAGGTGAGTTTGAGAAGGTCAAGATCTTCCTGGCTGACATGGTGGACACTCTTGACGTTGGCCCAGATGCCACACGTGTCGCAGTGGTGAACTATGCCAGCACAGTCAAAATTGAGTTCCTGCTGAAGAACCATCTAACAAAAGACTCTATAAAGCAAGCCATCAACCGCATCGAACCTCTGGCGGCGGGAACCATGACTGGTATGGCCATCAAGAAAGCCATGGATGAAGCCTTCACTGAAAAGTCAGGAGCACGGCCTAAATCAAAGAACATCTCAAAGGTTGCCATCATTGTCACTGACGGACGTCCTCAAGACCAAGTCGAGGAAGTGTCGGCTGCAGCGCGGGCTTCGGGGATTGAGATTTACGCAGTCGGAGTGGACAGAGCTGACATGCGGTCACTGAAGCTCATGGCCAGCAATCCACTTGAGGATCATGTGTTCTACGTGGAGACCTATGGTGTCATTGAGAAGCTCACCTCGAAGTTCCGGGAGACATTGTGCG AGGTGAAAGTGGAGATCATTCAGGATCCCTGCATGTGTGAGGCCCGACTGGCTTTCCAGAGGCAGACACAAACCTCCCTACAGGACCTCAATGCCAAAC TTGCTGTTGTTACAAGAAAGGTTGAGCAAATGGAAAACATGCTGGGGCGCATG